From Microbacterium sp. LWH11-1.2, one genomic window encodes:
- a CDS encoding sugar ABC transporter permease — translation MTALSPDVVALRRRRSRRRSEMLQLSATLPALLWFLVFTIGPLVSLFYFSTVNWRGLIAPRTPAGFENFVRLAGDPVVWLATGNTILQLVVTLPIVVVGAFMIAYYLNLKPRGHRFVRALMFTPVLLSASALAMVFIGVFAPKGMINGFLEILGLEQLARPWLANGDSAMLSIIIVTIWCSMSVSAIMLAARLNSIDASVFEAAEIDGCGHFRRMWSIAWPMCREFVGVVTMLQFLWTLFSSAAVVLLLTKGGPGNATATLSFLVYDFAFNQSKVGYSQAVAVVLFVVGVVGILVIRRAFRQKY, via the coding sequence ATGACCGCCCTGTCCCCCGACGTCGTCGCGCTTCGGCGCCGCAGATCCCGCCGACGGAGCGAGATGCTGCAGCTGTCGGCAACGCTCCCCGCGCTGCTGTGGTTCCTCGTCTTCACGATCGGCCCCCTCGTCAGCCTCTTCTACTTCTCCACCGTGAACTGGCGAGGGCTCATCGCCCCGCGCACCCCCGCCGGATTCGAGAACTTCGTCCGCCTGGCCGGCGACCCGGTCGTGTGGCTGGCGACCGGCAACACGATCCTCCAGCTCGTCGTCACCCTGCCGATCGTGGTCGTGGGTGCGTTCATGATCGCGTACTACCTGAACCTGAAGCCCCGCGGCCACCGGTTCGTCCGCGCCCTCATGTTCACGCCCGTGCTGCTCTCGGCATCCGCCCTCGCCATGGTGTTCATCGGCGTCTTCGCGCCGAAGGGCATGATCAACGGCTTCCTCGAGATCCTCGGTCTCGAGCAGTTAGCCCGCCCGTGGCTCGCGAACGGCGACAGCGCGATGCTGTCGATCATCATCGTCACCATCTGGTGCAGCATGTCGGTGTCCGCGATCATGCTCGCCGCGCGACTCAACTCCATCGACGCCTCGGTCTTCGAAGCCGCCGAGATCGACGGGTGCGGCCACTTCCGCCGCATGTGGAGCATCGCCTGGCCGATGTGCCGGGAGTTCGTCGGCGTCGTCACGATGCTGCAGTTCCTCTGGACACTGTTCTCCTCCGCCGCCGTCGTGCTGCTGCTCACCAAGGGCGGCCCCGGCAACGCCACCGCCACCCTGTCGTTCCTCGTCTACGACTTCGCCTTCAACCAGTCGAAGGTCGGATACAGCCAGGCCGTCGCCGTGGTGCTGTTCGTCGTCGGCGTCGTCGGCATCCTCGTGATCCGCCGCGCGTTCCGGCAGAAGTACTGA
- a CDS encoding ABC transporter substrate-binding protein codes for MQKRVSIPLAGASAVVLAVSLGACASSQPASDPNQIVVQTNWTASQAQNKPLFAAFEAFTEETGIEVKVLESGDNLNQVYETSLLAGEEADVLLVGLLEKQLDWAINGAVVPVNDYIEEWGIADRIPEDALVDWTDAEDNVRAFPYSGFTWPWWYNTDLLTHAGVESVPTTTDELIDATKKLRAAGIAPVALGGIDWSGQKIFLQFLEMYMSTDEAKQVYAEGGTCDNPEAMKGIELLVELRDAGVFVDGVEGYTADQAQAAYMDGQAAIAPIGSWAYPSASDELAAATVLGGLPVADGAPFDKPLAYRGSTSAGWWISPNGEEKIDAVEQLITYMYGNDVLKGILDEGGVIPVADFGGDTSGVTSPLLAQSLTELPEAVDFPVMPDIYVPADVSNPMYRATSVAFTPGTDAATICQTVDDIYAAAK; via the coding sequence GTGCAGAAGCGCGTGTCCATCCCCCTGGCCGGAGCCAGTGCCGTCGTGCTCGCCGTGAGCCTCGGGGCCTGCGCGAGCAGCCAGCCCGCCAGCGACCCGAACCAGATCGTCGTCCAGACGAACTGGACGGCGAGCCAGGCGCAGAACAAGCCGCTGTTCGCCGCCTTCGAGGCGTTCACCGAGGAGACCGGCATCGAGGTCAAGGTGCTCGAATCCGGCGACAACCTGAACCAGGTCTACGAGACCTCGCTTCTCGCCGGCGAAGAGGCCGACGTGCTGCTGGTCGGGCTCCTCGAGAAGCAGCTCGACTGGGCGATCAACGGCGCCGTGGTGCCCGTGAACGACTACATCGAGGAATGGGGCATCGCCGACCGGATCCCCGAGGACGCGCTCGTGGACTGGACGGATGCCGAGGACAACGTCCGCGCCTTCCCGTACTCCGGGTTCACGTGGCCGTGGTGGTACAACACCGACCTGCTGACTCACGCCGGTGTCGAAAGCGTCCCCACCACGACCGACGAGCTCATCGACGCGACGAAGAAGCTGCGCGCCGCCGGCATCGCCCCGGTCGCGCTGGGCGGTATCGACTGGTCAGGGCAGAAGATCTTCCTGCAGTTCCTCGAGATGTACATGTCGACCGACGAGGCCAAGCAGGTCTACGCGGAGGGCGGTACGTGTGACAACCCCGAGGCCATGAAGGGCATCGAACTGCTCGTCGAGCTCCGCGACGCAGGCGTCTTCGTCGACGGCGTCGAGGGATACACGGCAGACCAGGCGCAGGCCGCGTACATGGACGGACAGGCCGCCATCGCTCCGATCGGGTCGTGGGCGTATCCGTCCGCCTCGGACGAGCTCGCCGCTGCCACGGTGCTCGGCGGACTCCCGGTCGCCGACGGCGCGCCGTTCGACAAGCCCCTCGCCTACCGCGGCTCGACGTCCGCCGGGTGGTGGATCAGCCCCAACGGCGAGGAGAAGATCGACGCGGTCGAGCAGCTCATCACCTACATGTACGGCAACGACGTGCTCAAGGGCATCCTCGACGAGGGCGGCGTGATCCCGGTGGCCGACTTCGGCGGCGACACGTCCGGCGTCACCTCTCCGCTGCTCGCCCAGTCGCTGACCGAGCTGCCCGAGGCCGTGGACTTCCCCGTGATGCCCGACATCTACGTGCCGGCCGACGTCTCCAACCCGATGTACCGCGCGACCTCGGTCGCCTTCACCCCCGGCACGGATGCCGCGACGATCTGCCAGACCGTCGACGACATCTACGCCGCCGCGAAGTAA
- a CDS encoding alcohol dehydrogenase catalytic domain-containing protein translates to MLISQVVGPRRSEIVEAPDPIPTPSQVVIDVLACGVCTSDRTPWREHGTPEKPVRLGHETVGRISAVGDPAGRWQVGEVVTGLGGDGFATRVALDADSILRVPAGFAPQHVIGEPLADLEEALSRSRIRPGDRVAVVGLGFMGLGLVQLAATRLPGLLVAVDPNPAARARALALGAHEAYHPDDLPGEFVSSSGRREQRMDVVVEATGVTAALRTTSSLVRPYGTVCIVGYHHAGDAPMDMELWYKGATLVNGFSPERPRTVRAMREGLAMIADGRFSYLPLITHTFALEDVDRAYELMEERPADFVKGVVVFS, encoded by the coding sequence ATGCTCATCAGCCAGGTAGTCGGTCCGCGCCGGTCCGAGATCGTCGAGGCGCCCGATCCGATCCCGACGCCCTCCCAGGTGGTGATCGACGTGCTGGCATGCGGCGTCTGCACGTCCGATCGCACGCCATGGCGCGAGCACGGAACGCCGGAGAAGCCGGTACGGCTCGGCCACGAGACCGTCGGCCGGATCAGCGCGGTCGGCGACCCCGCCGGACGCTGGCAGGTGGGCGAGGTCGTGACCGGTCTCGGCGGCGACGGCTTCGCCACCCGGGTCGCGCTCGACGCCGATTCGATCCTGCGCGTGCCGGCGGGGTTCGCGCCGCAGCATGTGATCGGAGAGCCACTCGCCGACCTCGAGGAGGCGCTGTCCCGCAGCCGCATCCGTCCGGGTGATCGCGTCGCGGTCGTGGGGCTCGGCTTCATGGGTCTCGGCCTCGTCCAGCTGGCCGCGACCCGCCTGCCGGGACTGCTGGTGGCCGTCGACCCGAATCCGGCCGCGCGCGCACGCGCCCTGGCGCTCGGCGCGCATGAGGCCTATCACCCCGATGACCTGCCGGGTGAGTTCGTCTCATCATCCGGCCGGCGCGAGCAGCGCATGGACGTCGTCGTCGAGGCCACGGGGGTGACCGCCGCGCTGCGGACCACGTCCTCGCTCGTGCGCCCGTACGGCACCGTGTGCATCGTCGGGTACCACCACGCCGGCGACGCGCCGATGGACATGGAGCTCTGGTACAAGGGCGCGACGCTCGTGAACGGCTTCTCCCCCGAGCGCCCGCGCACGGTCCGTGCGATGCGCGAGGGCCTCGCGATGATCGCCGACGGCCGCTTCAGCTACCTGCCGCTCATCACCCACACCTTCGCCCTCGAAGACGTGGATCGGGCGTATGAGCTGATGGAGGAGCGTCCTGCCGACTTCGTGAAGGGCGTCGTCGTATTTAGTTAG
- a CDS encoding Gfo/Idh/MocA family oxidoreductase, which produces MTAALTAAVLGAGAQGAVHAFGLSRIPGMRIVAISDVDPDAAASLAARHDARAYTDLEALLADHRVDLLSICAPAAVHRAVVDAAIAHGVRAIHCEKPMALTYGDARHLVAATADAGVALTVNHQRRFDRMHREVRELVQDGVIGALTGAQGYCANLFDWGSHTLDLIRLHLGDPRAVSVLAQIDVAARKRVYGALTETAGIVKVRFDSGTDAIIATGRDERLHALGDNGIVLQGTRGRVDIFGGRALVHADGREPREIAESVDPAFAIELGGVDATIIEQTALALADLARCLTTGEEPVLHAHHGLAAAEIIFAAYESSVRRGTVRLPLDVFDNPLQRGLDQGLWTPAGEIVSTY; this is translated from the coding sequence ATGACGGCGGCCCTCACCGCTGCCGTTCTCGGCGCGGGTGCGCAGGGAGCAGTTCACGCCTTCGGCCTCTCCCGCATCCCCGGGATGCGCATCGTCGCGATCAGCGACGTCGATCCGGATGCCGCCGCGTCTCTCGCGGCCCGCCACGACGCCCGGGCGTACACCGATCTCGAAGCCCTGCTGGCCGACCACCGCGTGGACCTGCTGAGCATCTGCGCGCCGGCTGCCGTGCACCGCGCCGTCGTCGACGCCGCGATCGCGCACGGGGTGCGCGCGATCCACTGCGAGAAGCCGATGGCCCTCACGTACGGCGACGCACGCCATCTGGTCGCGGCGACCGCGGACGCGGGCGTCGCCCTGACCGTCAATCACCAGCGACGCTTCGACCGCATGCACCGCGAGGTGCGGGAACTCGTGCAGGACGGCGTGATCGGAGCGCTCACCGGCGCGCAGGGCTACTGCGCGAACCTCTTCGACTGGGGATCCCACACGCTCGACCTGATCCGGCTGCACCTCGGGGACCCGCGGGCGGTCTCGGTGCTCGCGCAGATCGACGTCGCCGCCCGCAAGCGCGTCTACGGGGCGCTGACCGAGACGGCCGGCATCGTCAAGGTGCGCTTCGACAGCGGCACCGATGCGATCATCGCGACCGGACGCGATGAGCGCCTGCACGCGCTCGGCGACAACGGGATCGTGCTGCAGGGCACGCGGGGACGCGTCGACATCTTCGGCGGGCGCGCGCTCGTGCACGCCGACGGCCGCGAGCCCCGCGAGATCGCGGAATCCGTCGACCCCGCCTTCGCGATCGAGCTCGGCGGCGTCGACGCCACGATCATCGAGCAGACCGCCCTCGCTCTCGCCGACCTCGCCCGCTGTCTGACGACGGGCGAAGAGCCCGTGCTGCACGCCCACCACGGACTCGCTGCTGCGGAGATCATCTTCGCCGCCTACGAGTCGAGCGTGCGCCGCGGCACCGTGCGGCTGCCGCTGGACGTGTTCGACAACCCGCTCCAGCGCGGGCTCGACCAGGGGCTCTGGACGCCCGCCGGCGAGATCGTTTCGACCTACTGA
- a CDS encoding ABC transporter permease produces the protein MRVLLRRGLFYLITAFAAITINFFLPRMMPGDPIERMLTRFQGKLSPEAVYALRQLFGQGDANLWNQYWEYWGNIFTGNLGVSISAYPAPVSTMILQGLPWTLSLIGICTVLSFVIGVGLGMLVGWRRGSWMDGLVPATTFISSIPYFWFGLIMVYVFAVLLRWFPLSGGYEPGLMPGFNLEFIGSVISYGMLPAITIIVSSIGGWLLGMRNMMVTTLSEDYVLLAQAKGLKTRRVMSTYAGRNAVLPSLASFAMSLGFLVGGSIVTEVVFNYPGLGYTLFQAVQQQDYPLMQGIFLVITITVLVANLVADFAYVMLDPRTRQEARR, from the coding sequence ATGAGAGTGCTCCTGCGGCGAGGACTGTTCTATCTGATCACCGCCTTCGCGGCGATCACGATCAACTTCTTCCTCCCCCGAATGATGCCGGGCGACCCGATCGAGCGGATGCTCACGCGGTTCCAGGGAAAGCTGAGCCCCGAGGCGGTGTACGCGCTCCGGCAGCTGTTCGGCCAGGGGGACGCCAACCTGTGGAACCAGTACTGGGAGTACTGGGGCAACATCTTCACCGGCAACCTCGGGGTGTCGATCAGCGCGTACCCCGCGCCCGTGTCGACGATGATCCTGCAGGGGCTGCCCTGGACGCTGTCGCTCATCGGCATCTGCACCGTGCTGAGCTTCGTGATCGGCGTCGGGCTCGGCATGCTCGTCGGCTGGCGCCGCGGCTCGTGGATGGACGGTCTCGTGCCGGCCACCACCTTCATCTCGTCGATCCCCTACTTCTGGTTCGGGCTGATCATGGTCTACGTCTTCGCCGTGCTGCTGCGATGGTTCCCGCTGTCGGGCGGATATGAGCCAGGGCTGATGCCGGGGTTCAACCTGGAGTTCATCGGGAGCGTCATCTCCTACGGGATGCTGCCGGCGATCACGATCATCGTGTCGTCGATCGGCGGCTGGCTCCTCGGGATGCGCAACATGATGGTCACCACCCTCAGCGAGGACTACGTGCTCCTCGCGCAGGCCAAGGGTCTCAAGACCCGGCGGGTGATGAGCACCTACGCCGGACGCAACGCGGTGCTGCCCTCGCTCGCGAGCTTCGCGATGTCGCTCGGCTTCCTCGTCGGCGGATCGATCGTCACCGAGGTCGTCTTCAACTACCCGGGACTCGGCTACACGCTGTTCCAGGCGGTCCAGCAGCAGGACTACCCGCTGATGCAGGGCATCTTCCTCGTGATCACCATCACCGTACTGGTGGCGAACCTCGTCGCGGACTTCGCCTACGTGATGCTCGATCCCCGCACCCGTCAGGAGGCCCGCCGATGA
- a CDS encoding dipeptide/oligopeptide/nickel ABC transporter permease/ATP-binding protein, whose protein sequence is MTTPLTATLAAPQPAPKKGRNLDWLHGLRSAKIIVGGTVFLLFVLVAIFGPMVVTTDPSAVSTEVLLPPSPEHWLGTTHTGQDLFAQMVYGTRISMFVGVVSAFFATALSLIVGLTAGYVGGLGDELLSVLSNIFLVIPGLPLVVILAGYLPSTGSIGIIIVISITGWAWGARVLRAQTLSLRNRDFVEAARVAGDRTFRIIWSEILPNMLAIVASSFLATVTGGILTQAGLAFLGMTDVTEWSWGGILYWAQNSSALLFGAWWWFVPPGLAIAVVGTALALVNFGIDEFVNPRLRAAGLGTKAGTKTQFKRPRQPLLNLRKPRRDLDEDTAFVAGEAVLQISHLSVEYQTRDGAFRAVDDVSLTLHRGEIVGLAGESGSGKTTLAYAVTRLLRPPAVIAGGEIMYTGRDGEQIDVLGLDDRELKAFRWSEIAMVLQSAMNALNPVISVGDQIEDIFIDHDLGLSREERRRRAGDLLRTVGIDPIRLASYPHQLSGGMRQRVMIAMALSLKPRVIIMDEPTTALDVIVQRSIIDEIARLRHDFGFAVLFITHDLGLLLEISDRVGVMRKGRLVEENTPEELLANAEHDYTRHLLRSFPSLRGDAPLSGGGRYIAEDGETASEEVGAR, encoded by the coding sequence ATGACGACCCCGCTCACCGCCACCCTCGCCGCGCCTCAGCCCGCTCCCAAGAAGGGGCGCAACCTCGACTGGCTGCACGGACTCCGCTCCGCCAAGATCATCGTCGGCGGCACCGTCTTCCTGCTTTTCGTGCTCGTCGCGATCTTCGGGCCGATGGTCGTCACGACCGACCCGAGCGCCGTCAGCACCGAGGTGCTGCTGCCGCCGTCGCCCGAGCACTGGCTCGGCACGACGCACACCGGTCAGGATCTGTTCGCGCAGATGGTCTACGGCACCCGCATCTCGATGTTCGTCGGTGTGGTCTCCGCCTTCTTCGCCACGGCGCTGTCGCTCATCGTCGGCCTCACAGCGGGGTACGTGGGCGGGCTCGGCGACGAGCTGCTCTCGGTGCTCTCGAACATCTTCCTCGTGATCCCGGGCCTGCCGCTGGTGGTCATCCTCGCCGGATATCTGCCGAGCACGGGCTCGATCGGCATCATCATCGTGATCTCGATCACCGGCTGGGCCTGGGGTGCCCGCGTGCTGCGGGCGCAGACGCTGTCGCTCCGCAACCGTGACTTCGTCGAGGCCGCGCGCGTCGCCGGCGACCGCACCTTCCGCATCATCTGGAGCGAGATCCTTCCGAACATGCTCGCGATCGTGGCGTCGTCGTTCCTCGCGACCGTGACCGGCGGCATCCTGACCCAGGCGGGTCTCGCCTTCCTCGGCATGACGGACGTGACCGAATGGTCGTGGGGCGGCATCCTCTACTGGGCGCAGAACAGCTCGGCGCTCCTGTTCGGCGCGTGGTGGTGGTTCGTGCCCCCGGGGCTCGCGATCGCCGTCGTCGGAACCGCTCTCGCCCTGGTGAACTTCGGCATCGATGAGTTCGTCAACCCGCGTCTGCGGGCGGCGGGCCTCGGCACGAAGGCCGGAACCAAGACGCAGTTCAAGCGTCCCCGTCAGCCGCTGCTGAACCTCCGCAAGCCGCGTCGCGACCTCGACGAGGACACCGCCTTCGTCGCGGGCGAAGCCGTGCTGCAGATCTCCCATCTGTCGGTCGAGTACCAGACGCGCGACGGGGCCTTCCGTGCCGTCGACGACGTCAGCCTGACCCTGCACCGCGGCGAGATCGTCGGTCTCGCGGGCGAGTCGGGATCGGGCAAGACGACCCTCGCCTACGCCGTGACACGTCTGCTGCGCCCGCCGGCCGTCATCGCGGGCGGCGAGATCATGTACACCGGCCGCGACGGCGAGCAGATCGACGTGCTCGGTCTCGACGACCGGGAGCTGAAGGCGTTCCGGTGGTCCGAGATCGCGATGGTGCTGCAGTCCGCGATGAACGCGCTCAACCCGGTCATCTCGGTCGGCGACCAGATCGAGGACATCTTCATCGACCACGATCTGGGCCTGAGCCGGGAGGAGCGCCGCCGGCGCGCGGGCGATCTGCTGCGCACGGTCGGCATCGACCCGATCCGGCTCGCCAGCTATCCGCATCAGCTCAGCGGCGGCATGCGGCAGCGCGTGATGATCGCGATGGCACTCTCACTCAAGCCGCGCGTCATCATCATGGACGAGCCCACGACGGCGCTCGACGTGATCGTGCAGCGCAGCATCATCGACGAGATCGCGCGCCTGCGCCACGATTTCGGCTTCGCGGTGCTGTTCATCACGCACGACCTGGGCCTGCTGCTCGAGATCAGCGACCGCGTCGGCGTGATGCGCAAGGGGCGTCTGGTCGAGGAGAACACTCCCGAGGAGCTGCTCGCGAACGCCGAGCACGACTACACCCGACACCTGCTGCGGTCGTTCCCCAGCCTCCGCGGCGACGCGCCGCTGTCGGGAGGCGGTCGTTACATCGCGGAGGACGGCGAGACCGCCTCCGAGGAAGTGGGAGCACGATGA
- a CDS encoding ATP-binding cassette domain-containing protein → MTTLHAVNLTKDYHLGRRGSTLRAVDGVSLTVRPGETVALVGESGSGKSTMAKMILRITDPSSGELRLDDEVVPRGQQGVRAYRSRVQMVFQDPFASLNPLRTVRHHLRRPLRVHRIVRGAKEEQTELERLLDSVNLSSEYLDKFPHELSGGQRQRVAIARALAPRPEVLIADEPVSMLDVSIRMEILELLDALKLERNLAVLYITHDLATARHFSSQIVVMRNGRVVERGPSGDVIAAPIHPYTQLLVRAAPDPRSEPFVVDVDRRLRHPEVLVSETDPTVADAADGIHWAREWDDDESVARLLTENRIEGKEGTGVL, encoded by the coding sequence ATGACCACCCTGCATGCGGTGAACCTCACCAAGGACTACCACCTCGGTCGTCGCGGCAGCACGCTGCGCGCGGTGGACGGGGTATCGCTCACCGTTCGTCCTGGCGAGACCGTGGCGCTGGTCGGCGAGTCCGGAAGCGGCAAGTCGACCATGGCGAAGATGATCCTGCGCATCACCGACCCCTCGTCGGGAGAGCTCCGGCTCGACGACGAGGTCGTCCCGCGCGGGCAGCAGGGCGTCCGCGCCTATCGCTCCCGTGTGCAGATGGTGTTCCAGGATCCGTTCGCCTCACTCAACCCGCTGCGCACCGTGCGGCACCACCTGCGCCGCCCGCTGCGGGTGCACCGCATCGTGCGCGGCGCGAAGGAGGAGCAGACCGAGCTCGAGCGGCTCCTCGACTCGGTGAACCTGTCGTCGGAGTACCTCGACAAGTTCCCGCACGAGCTCTCGGGCGGTCAGCGTCAGCGCGTGGCCATCGCCAGGGCGCTCGCGCCCCGCCCCGAGGTGCTCATCGCCGACGAGCCGGTCTCGATGCTCGACGTGTCGATCCGGATGGAGATCCTCGAACTGCTCGACGCCCTCAAGCTCGAGCGCAACCTCGCGGTCCTCTACATCACGCACGACCTCGCGACGGCGCGGCACTTCTCCAGTCAGATCGTCGTCATGCGCAACGGGCGCGTCGTCGAGCGCGGGCCGAGCGGCGACGTGATCGCGGCGCCGATCCACCCGTACACGCAGCTCCTGGTCCGAGCCGCGCCCGACCCGCGCTCGGAGCCGTTCGTCGTCGACGTCGACCGGCGACTTCGCCACCCGGAGGTGCTCGTGAGCGAGACCGACCCGACGGTGGCGGATGCCGCGGACGGCATCCACTGGGCCCGGGAGTGGGACGACGACGAGAGCGTCGCCCGGCTCCTCACCGAGAACCGCATCGAGGGGAAGGAGGGCACAGGCGTGCTCTGA
- a CDS encoding ABC transporter substrate-binding protein produces MPMRTSKRAAIATLAVAALITGLAACAPSGASNSGGGDTILTVGRSSASVQQVFNPYLPTTAYQLGSEGMIYEPLVQVNTTKAGDFKPWLATEWEWNTEGTELSLQLRDGVKWTDGEDFTSEDVVYSYQLIKDHPELNLTGIQFDTITAPDEHSVVLTFATPSANFFDKIIYLSIVPEHVYGEVDDVAGYADDKPVGTGPFMLDTFTPESYTLTKNPDYWQKGKPAIDGLRFVPYKDNTAVSQAMVQGDVDWCSCYMANVEETFLSRSDDFHILWSVVGADGLITNNQSFPFNEREIREAASLAIDRQQVADVANRPAATWKGGLPLPVFEDAIAPGLEDEVYEYDVDGAKKILEGLGFTMGSDGYYERDGQQLAFEITIPQAFTEQVAAAQIIQSNLKEAGFKVDVNGVAVEAINGITSKGEFQATIGYPIATQILAVNLYDSWMNPAYSLPIGEAIPTYQNIQRTEDPEIAQYFADYFAATTDDERTAAVTGLEEQFIEEMPWLVLSYYQAYAGWSEKKATGWPEENDPYWGAFVNPVVALELQPK; encoded by the coding sequence ATGCCCATGCGCACGTCGAAACGAGCGGCCATCGCCACCCTGGCGGTCGCCGCCCTCATCACCGGCCTCGCCGCCTGCGCCCCCAGCGGCGCATCGAACTCCGGGGGAGGCGACACGATCCTCACGGTCGGCCGCTCGTCCGCCTCCGTGCAGCAGGTCTTCAACCCCTACCTGCCCACCACCGCGTACCAGCTCGGTTCCGAGGGCATGATCTACGAGCCCCTCGTGCAGGTCAACACCACCAAGGCCGGTGACTTCAAGCCGTGGCTGGCGACCGAGTGGGAGTGGAACACCGAGGGCACCGAGCTCTCGCTCCAGCTCCGCGACGGCGTGAAATGGACAGACGGCGAGGACTTCACGAGTGAGGATGTGGTCTACAGCTACCAGCTCATCAAGGACCACCCGGAGCTGAACCTCACCGGCATCCAGTTCGACACGATCACCGCGCCCGATGAGCACTCCGTCGTGCTGACGTTCGCCACCCCGTCGGCGAACTTCTTCGACAAGATCATCTACCTGAGCATCGTGCCCGAGCACGTGTACGGCGAGGTCGACGACGTCGCCGGGTACGCCGACGACAAGCCGGTCGGCACGGGTCCGTTCATGCTCGACACGTTCACGCCGGAGAGCTACACGCTCACGAAGAACCCCGACTACTGGCAGAAGGGCAAGCCCGCGATCGACGGCCTGCGCTTCGTCCCGTACAAGGACAACACGGCGGTCTCGCAGGCCATGGTGCAGGGCGACGTCGACTGGTGCAGCTGCTACATGGCGAACGTCGAGGAGACGTTCCTCTCCCGCAGCGACGACTTCCACATCCTGTGGTCGGTCGTCGGCGCCGACGGTCTCATCACGAACAACCAGAGCTTCCCGTTCAACGAGCGCGAGATCCGCGAGGCCGCCAGCCTTGCGATCGACCGCCAGCAGGTGGCCGACGTCGCCAACCGACCGGCGGCGACCTGGAAGGGCGGCCTCCCGCTGCCCGTGTTCGAGGATGCCATCGCGCCCGGCCTCGAGGACGAGGTGTACGAGTACGACGTCGACGGTGCGAAGAAGATCCTCGAGGGGCTCGGCTTCACGATGGGCTCCGACGGGTACTACGAGCGCGACGGCCAGCAGCTGGCCTTCGAGATCACGATCCCGCAGGCGTTCACCGAGCAGGTCGCGGCCGCCCAGATCATCCAGTCGAACCTCAAGGAGGCCGGCTTCAAGGTCGACGTCAACGGCGTCGCCGTCGAGGCGATCAACGGCATCACCAGCAAGGGCGAGTTCCAGGCCACGATCGGCTACCCGATCGCGACGCAGATCCTCGCGGTGAACCTGTACGACTCGTGGATGAACCCCGCCTACTCGCTGCCGATCGGCGAGGCCATCCCGACGTACCAGAACATCCAGCGCACCGAGGACCCGGAGATCGCGCAGTACTTCGCCGACTACTTCGCCGCGACCACCGACGACGAGCGCACCGCCGCCGTCACGGGTCTGGAGGAGCAGTTCATCGAGGAGATGCCATGGCTCGTCCTCTCGTACTACCAGGCCTACGCCGGGTGGAGCGAGAAGAAAGCCACCGGCTGGCCCGAGGAGAACGACCCGTACTGGGGCGCTTTCGTCAACCCGGTCGTCGCGCTGGAGCTCCAGCCCAAGTGA
- a CDS encoding ThuA domain-containing protein: protein MSTRALVVVGGDDTHHDLLGAADVLTRIGAGAGFATAPAVGMQRFANARPETADADVYVLYDSGASFPGAQQAALAAAVAAGKGLVALHMSNVMSDPQGTDRAFFELLGNHYLSHGPGHHEGRHRIEIVAQHPITDGVEDFELFDEYYEFAFADEDHLVLAERTREDGVRIPVLYVREVGEGRVVYLALGHDMRAWGEPPFRRLVTQAIRWAGRA from the coding sequence ATGTCCACCCGCGCCCTCGTCGTCGTCGGCGGCGACGACACCCACCACGACCTCCTGGGCGCTGCCGACGTCCTCACCCGCATCGGTGCCGGAGCCGGGTTCGCCACGGCACCGGCTGTCGGCATGCAGCGTTTCGCGAACGCCCGGCCCGAGACGGCGGATGCCGACGTCTACGTGCTCTACGACTCCGGCGCCTCGTTCCCCGGCGCGCAGCAGGCCGCGCTCGCCGCGGCGGTCGCGGCGGGCAAGGGACTCGTCGCCCTGCACATGTCGAACGTGATGAGCGACCCGCAGGGTACCGATCGGGCGTTCTTCGAGCTGCTCGGCAACCACTACCTGTCGCACGGCCCCGGACACCACGAGGGCCGGCATCGGATCGAGATCGTGGCGCAGCATCCGATCACGGACGGCGTCGAGGACTTCGAGCTCTTCGACGAGTACTACGAGTTCGCGTTCGCCGATGAGGATCATCTCGTGCTCGCCGAGCGCACCAGGGAGGACGGGGTGCGGATCCCCGTCCTGTACGTGCGGGAGGTCGGCGAAGGGCGCGTGGTCTATCTCGCCCTCGGGCACGACATGCGCGCGTGGGGTGAGCCGCCGTTCCGCCGGCTCGTCACTCAGGCGATCCGCTGGGCGGGACGCGCATGA